The uncultured Umboniibacter sp. genome includes the window CTCGCGCGCCCAGTCCAACCCGCTGGTTCCGGGCAAGCGAATATCAAGAATGATAACCTCTGGCTGTAGGCGTTCATAAAGTTCTCGCGCTTCAACAACATTCACCGCCTCGCCGACGAGCAGCATCCCGCCAACTTGCTCAGCAATATGCTTAAAATGTTTGCGACTCAACGCTTCATCATCAACGATGATCGTTCGCAACATAGGTTTTCCTTCCTAAAGTTGTCCCAAAACGGCCACAATGACCGTTCATTGCACTAAACCGTGCCGACTAGAACTCTTAGACTAGTAAAGCTGGCGTGCTTTGCACAATTAATTTGCCAATTTTACTCGCTACTATGCCGAAACAGATCAGCTTCTATTCCCTACGTGGATTGCAGGACTGGGCGTCCCGACCTAATATACCCTAAGAATTTTCTATTTTTAGTTATAGCAGGCATTGAAATGAGTCAAAACAAACTTTGGGGCGGACGTTTTCAAGAACCTACGGATGAATTTGTAGAGCGATTCACCGCATCAATAACTTTTGATCAACGCCTTTATCGACAAGACATTCGTGGCAGCTTAGCCCATGCGGCAATGCTAGAAAAAGCAGGCATCCTCAATGTCGACGAGCTGACTGATATTCAACGTGGCCTTCAGGAGATTGAAAGCGAAATTGAGGCTGGCAAATTCGACTGGTCAGTAGGCCTCGAAGACGTGCATATGAATATCGAAGCCGCACTAACCGAGCGCATCGGCATCACCGGAAAAAAACTTCACACCGGCCGCTCGCGCAATGATCAAGTTGCTACCGACATTCGTCTGTGGTTACGCGACGAAATAGACCGGATTGAGCAGCAGTGTATCCGAGCGCAGGCCGGCATTATTCAGCTAGCGGCGCAGGAAGCCGAGACGATTATGCCTGGCTTTACCCATCTACAAACCGCTCAACCCGTCACCTTCGGCCACCATCTTCTAGCTTGGTACGAGATGCTGAAACGTGACCACTCACGTCTCATTGACTGTCGCAAGCGTTTAAATGAATCACCGTTAGGCGCGGCGGCACTGGCAGGTACAACCTATCCAATTCAACGTCAGCTTACGAGTGATATGCTGGGCTTCGACCGTCCTACCGCCAACAGCCTAGATTCTGTTTCTGATCGCGATTTTGCTATCGAGTTTTGTTCGGCTGCGGCCCTCTGCCTAACTCACCTTTCAAGGATGTCAGAGGAGTTGGTAATTTGGACCTCGGCGCAGTTTAACTTTGTTAAACTACCCGATCGCTTTTGCACTGGCTCGTCCATTATGCCGCAGAAGAAGAACCCTGATGTTCCGGAGCTAATTCGTGGCAAGACTGGACGAATGAATGGTCACCTTATTGCACTATTAACCTTGATGAAGAGCCAGCCACTGGCTTACAACAAGGACAATCAGGAAGATAAAGAGCCGCTCTTTGATGCCGTTGACACGTTACACGACTGCCTACGTGCCTTCGCCGATATGGTGCCTGCAATTCAGGCCAACAAGGATGAAATGCGCAATGCCGCACTAAAGGGTTTCGCCACTGCCACAGACTTAGCGGACTACCTTGTAGTGAAGGGGATGCCATTCCGCGACGCTCACGAGGTGGTTGGTAAAGCCGTAGCGTTTGGGGTAGATCAACAGCGCGATCTCAGCGAAATGAGTCTCGAGGAGCTACAGGGTTTCAGCGAGACCATCGGCGCCGACGTATTTGAAGTTCTCACGCTAGAGGGCTCGGTCGCCGCAAGAGATCATTTAGGTGGAACCGCACCCAATCAGGTGCGCGCTGCAGCAGAGCGCGCGCTTACTCACTTACAGTCATTTTCAGCGTAAGGCAGGCTCATTATGTTAAATCATCGTATCGTTGCTGTTCTCATTCTTCTAGGCCTGTTAGCGGCCTGTGGCCAAAAGGGCCCGCTCTACCTTCCTGAGGAAGATGCTAGTCAGCCCGCTTTAGAGGATTAAGCTAGCACTATGTCAGCTGTAAATCGCAATTTCTCGCCAACGATAATTCGTGAAGCCGCGAACTCCTTTGGCACGCCGCTATATCTCTATGACGAGGCGGCTATCCGCAACGCTTTTTTACACTGGCACCAAGCACCTTCAAAACACTCGGTGCTGACCTGCTATGCGGTAAAGGCCAACTCAAACATTGCGATACTGCAACTTTTGAGTCGTTTAGGCGCTGGCTTTGACATCGTTTCGCAGGGTGAACTCGAGCGTGTTCTGCACGCGGGTGGCAAGCCGGAGCGAATTGTTTTCTCTGGCGTAGGCAAGTCGAGTGAGGCCATTGCCCGCGCCCTTGAGGTAGGCATCAAATGTTTCAACGTAGAATCCATTCGCGAGCTAGACCACATTAATACGGTTGCCGCGGAGAAGGAAACCAAAGCCAAAGTCTCGTTGCGTATTAATCCAGACGTTGACGCGAAAACCCACCCCTATATCTCAACTGGCCTGAAAGCTAACAAGTTTGGTATTAGCCATGAAGAGGCGGTTACGGCATATCAGTATGCCTGTTCGCTACCTCAGTTAGAGGTCATCGGTATCGATTGTCATATCGGCTCGCAAATCACCGAGCTAGAGCCCTTTTTAGCCTCGCTCGATAAGTTACTTGTGCTCATCGACCAACTCGCTGACGTTGGTATTGATATCCGCCACTTAGACTTAGGCGGTGGTCTGGGAATTTGCTATACCAACGAGCAAGTGCCATCAGCCGAGAGTTACATCGCAGCCGTTAGCGATAAATTAGCTAATCGTGAATTGGAAATTGTTTTTGAGCCCGGGCGCTCCATTGTCGCCAACGCAGGAATCTTAATTACCGAAGTTATTCTCAGCAAAGAAAACACCGGTAAGCACTTCGCGATTGTTGATGCCGCCATGAATGATTTGATGCGGCCGGCTTTGTACCAAGGTCACCATCACATTGATGTGGTTGCAGGCCCGCGTAAGCTTGAGGCTAGTGAACACTGTTGGGATATCGTTGGCCCCGTGTGCGAAACCGGCGACTTTTTAGGACTAAATCGGCAGCTGAGCATCGCTGAGCGAGATTTACTTGTAATTCACTCGGCAGGTGCTTATGGTTTTACCATGTCGAGCAACTACAACAGCCGCCCACGGTGCGCCGAGGTATTGTTGCGCGAAGATCAGCTCGTTGAAATACGTAGCCGCGAAGTGATTACTGATCTCTTTGCCCACGAGCACCTACTAGCGGAGTAATTATGCTGTTGAAATTTACCAAGATGCATGGTCTTGGCAACGACTTTATCGTTGTTGATGCAGTGAGTCAGCGCGTGCGCCTGACCAACCAACAAATTGCTCAGCTTGGTGATCGTCACTTCGGCATCGGCTGCGACCAGTTGCTGATCGTCGAGGCGCCTAGCCGCCCGGAAATGGACTTTAAATACCGTATTTTCAATGGCGATGGCTCTGAAGTTGAGCACTGTGGTAACGGCGCTCGCTGCTTCGCCAAGTTCGTTCGCGACCAGCGCCTCATCCATCGCGACACCATCCATGTAGAAACTAAATCCCGCGATTTAACGTTAACGATTCGCGACGACGGTCAGATTCGTGTCGACATGGGCGCCCCGTCGTTCGAACCCGCTGAACTCAAGCTTGATCGCGACAAAGCAGCCGTGTACTCGCTCAAAGGCGGGGATCGCCACTTCAAAGTCTCTGCGGTATCCATGGGCAACCCCCATATCGTCACCCGAGTCAGCCAGGCCGAGCGCTACCCCGTTGAAAAGTATGGTCGAATACTCACCAAGCATCGCGCCTTCGCTGAAGGAGTGAATGTCAGCTTCGCTGAATTTATTGATCGCCAAACTATTCGCTTACGCGTGTACGAGCGCGGCGCCGGTGAAACGCTCGCCTGTGGAACGGGGGCCTGCGCCACAGCTGTCACCGCAATCCGTAATGACTGGTGTGACACAAAGGTGAATTTATTACTAAAAGGTGGCACACTCGAAGTTGAGTGGGACGGTAATGATGGATCTGTATTCATGACTGGCCCAGCAACTACCGTATTTAGTGGGCAAATAAGAATATGACCATCGAAAAGGTCGAAGATACACCCTTAACTCCTGAGGCCGTGCGCAATTACTTGCGCTCAAACCCTGAATTCTTTCTCGAGAATGCAGAACTCTTGAACACCTTGAAGGTACCGCACCAGAGTGGCGGCGCTATTTCTTTACTCGAACATCAAGTTCATGTGT containing:
- the argH gene encoding argininosuccinate lyase, giving the protein MSQNKLWGGRFQEPTDEFVERFTASITFDQRLYRQDIRGSLAHAAMLEKAGILNVDELTDIQRGLQEIESEIEAGKFDWSVGLEDVHMNIEAALTERIGITGKKLHTGRSRNDQVATDIRLWLRDEIDRIEQQCIRAQAGIIQLAAQEAETIMPGFTHLQTAQPVTFGHHLLAWYEMLKRDHSRLIDCRKRLNESPLGAAALAGTTYPIQRQLTSDMLGFDRPTANSLDSVSDRDFAIEFCSAAALCLTHLSRMSEELVIWTSAQFNFVKLPDRFCTGSSIMPQKKNPDVPELIRGKTGRMNGHLIALLTLMKSQPLAYNKDNQEDKEPLFDAVDTLHDCLRAFADMVPAIQANKDEMRNAALKGFATATDLADYLVVKGMPFRDAHEVVGKAVAFGVDQQRDLSEMSLEELQGFSETIGADVFEVLTLEGSVAARDHLGGTAPNQVRAAAERALTHLQSFSA
- a CDS encoding lipoprotein; this translates as MLNHRIVAVLILLGLLAACGQKGPLYLPEEDASQPALED
- the lysA gene encoding diaminopimelate decarboxylase; protein product: MSAVNRNFSPTIIREAANSFGTPLYLYDEAAIRNAFLHWHQAPSKHSVLTCYAVKANSNIAILQLLSRLGAGFDIVSQGELERVLHAGGKPERIVFSGVGKSSEAIARALEVGIKCFNVESIRELDHINTVAAEKETKAKVSLRINPDVDAKTHPYISTGLKANKFGISHEEAVTAYQYACSLPQLEVIGIDCHIGSQITELEPFLASLDKLLVLIDQLADVGIDIRHLDLGGGLGICYTNEQVPSAESYIAAVSDKLANRELEIVFEPGRSIVANAGILITEVILSKENTGKHFAIVDAAMNDLMRPALYQGHHHIDVVAGPRKLEASEHCWDIVGPVCETGDFLGLNRQLSIAERDLLVIHSAGAYGFTMSSNYNSRPRCAEVLLREDQLVEIRSREVITDLFAHEHLLAE
- the dapF gene encoding diaminopimelate epimerase yields the protein MLLKFTKMHGLGNDFIVVDAVSQRVRLTNQQIAQLGDRHFGIGCDQLLIVEAPSRPEMDFKYRIFNGDGSEVEHCGNGARCFAKFVRDQRLIHRDTIHVETKSRDLTLTIRDDGQIRVDMGAPSFEPAELKLDRDKAAVYSLKGGDRHFKVSAVSMGNPHIVTRVSQAERYPVEKYGRILTKHRAFAEGVNVSFAEFIDRQTIRLRVYERGAGETLACGTGACATAVTAIRNDWCDTKVNLLLKGGTLEVEWDGNDGSVFMTGPATTVFSGQIRI